One Megamonas hypermegale genomic window carries:
- a CDS encoding DUF3006 domain-containing protein, whose amino-acid sequence MLSAVIDRFEEDKAVLLVGDEEIKINFPRKLLDKKLKEGDYITLDIKYDAKTTKEAQEEVQNLLKSLKDKNN is encoded by the coding sequence ATGCTTAGCGCTGTAATTGATAGATTTGAAGAAGATAAAGCCGTCTTACTCGTAGGCGATGAAGAAATAAAAATAAATTTTCCTCGTAAACTTTTAGACAAAAAATTAAAAGAAGGGGATTATATCACTTTAGATATTAAATATGATGCAAAAACTACAAAAGAAGCTCAAGAAGAAGTACAAAATCTATTAAAATCATTAAAAGACAAAAATAACTGA
- a CDS encoding ComEC/Rec2 family competence protein — translation MKKFFILMLMIFALICSGCSSSNNNTNSNDTVKIEVLDIGQGDASLIYTKDEVIMIDTGDVDERDRLEKLLKERNISTIDKLIITHPHADHIGGAYVVFKNVNVKEVYDNGDATTSKTYQTYLKNIKQKNIAYHQLKAGDTVDFGDGVSFKVFSPTEKMIKNDDDLNNNSIVGQLRYKDFTMLFTGDSERDAEQNMVKSYGNELQSDVLKSPHHGSRTSSSDDYLKTVKAKDVIISLAADNEYGHPHKQTLDRYKKYNMNVYRTDQDGTITITTDGSDDYTISKEK, via the coding sequence ATGAAAAAATTTTTTATATTAATGTTGATGATTTTTGCGCTGATATGCAGTGGTTGCTCTTCAAGTAACAACAATACTAATTCTAATGATACGGTCAAAATAGAGGTCCTCGATATAGGTCAGGGTGATGCCAGTCTTATTTATACAAAAGATGAAGTCATCATGATTGATACAGGCGATGTCGATGAACGCGACCGTTTAGAAAAATTATTGAAAGAACGCAATATCTCAACTATAGACAAATTAATAATAACCCATCCGCACGCTGACCATATCGGCGGTGCTTATGTTGTTTTTAAAAATGTAAATGTAAAAGAAGTTTATGATAATGGCGATGCAACTACATCAAAAACATATCAAACTTATTTAAAGAATATAAAACAAAAAAATATAGCTTACCACCAATTAAAAGCAGGCGACACTGTTGATTTTGGCGATGGTGTTTCCTTTAAAGTATTCAGTCCAACTGAAAAAATGATTAAAAATGATGATGATTTAAACAACAATTCCATTGTAGGCCAACTTCGCTATAAAGATTTCACTATGCTCTTCACTGGCGACAGCGAACGTGATGCTGAACAAAACATGGTAAAATCATATGGCAATGAACTACAAAGCGATGTTTTAAAATCACCACACCATGGTAGTCGTACATCTTCTAGCGATGATTACTTAAAAACAGTAAAAGCTAAAGATGTAATAATTTCTTTAGCTGCTGACAATGAATACGGTCATCCACATAAACAAACATTAGACAGATATAAAAAATACAATATGAATGTTTATCGTACTGACCAAGATGGAACTATTACCATCACAACAGATGGCAGTGATGACTATACCATTTCAAAGGAGAAATAA
- a CDS encoding nitronate monooxygenase, with product MAKYITEVLGIKYPIIQGGMAWVSDANLAAAVSNAGGAGIISCGGRTTEYVREEIRKAKQLTDKPFGVNVMLMAPNKDEIVDVICEEKPAFVTLGAGNPVPYFPKFKEAGIKIIPVIPNVKLAKRVAAAGADALVAEGMEAGGHIGVLTTMALMTQVIPVVDNIPVIMAGGFADGRGLAAALLMGAGGIQMGTRFLVAKECGVHPNMKAKLIEAIDTDTIVTGLTLGGAVRGLKNKFSVDFVQKENEGKTPKEELLRMATGTNKLAAVEGDVENGMVQAGQSLTLLQKEEPVKDIIENIMTQARETLENASKIKI from the coding sequence ATGGCAAAATACATTACTGAAGTTTTAGGAATAAAATATCCAATCATTCAAGGCGGTATGGCTTGGGTTTCCGATGCTAATCTCGCTGCTGCTGTTTCCAATGCCGGCGGTGCTGGTATCATCTCTTGCGGCGGTAGAACTACTGAATACGTTCGCGAAGAAATAAGAAAAGCAAAACAACTCACTGATAAACCTTTCGGTGTAAACGTAATGCTCATGGCTCCAAATAAAGATGAAATCGTAGATGTAATCTGCGAAGAAAAACCAGCATTTGTCACTCTCGGCGCAGGTAATCCTGTTCCTTATTTCCCTAAATTCAAAGAAGCTGGCATTAAAATCATTCCAGTTATTCCAAACGTTAAACTTGCAAAACGCGTTGCAGCTGCTGGTGCTGATGCTTTAGTAGCTGAAGGTATGGAAGCTGGCGGTCATATCGGTGTCCTCACTACGATGGCACTCATGACTCAAGTAATCCCTGTTGTCGATAACATTCCTGTTATCATGGCTGGTGGCTTTGCTGATGGTCGTGGACTCGCTGCTGCTTTATTGATGGGTGCTGGCGGTATCCAAATGGGTACACGTTTCCTCGTTGCTAAAGAATGTGGCGTTCATCCAAACATGAAAGCAAAATTAATTGAAGCAATTGATACTGATACTATTGTCACTGGTTTGACTTTAGGCGGTGCTGTTCGTGGTCTTAAAAATAAATTCTCTGTAGATTTTGTTCAAAAAGAAAATGAAGGCAAAACTCCAAAAGAAGAACTCTTACGCATGGCTACAGGCACAAATAAACTTGCTGCCGTTGAAGGCGATGTTGAAAACGGTATGGTTCAAGCTGGTCAATCCTTGACATTATTACAAAAAGAAGAACCTGTTAAAGATATCATTGAAAATATCATGACTCAGGCTCGTGAAACTCTTGAAAATGCATCTAAAATAAAAATATAA
- a CDS encoding metal ABC transporter substrate-binding protein: MKKILSLLLCLTVLTLFSGCANDKETTSNNTENTNELKIVTSFYPIYIETINITKGIDGVVVENMTKPQTGCLHDYQMTPADMKKLENANIFIANGAGMESFLEDIINNQKQLHVIDSSANIPLLIDEHGENPHVWVSISNCITQVETITEELSKIDPNHADQYHKNAEDYIARLKDLQNEMHAAIDPLPNKKIVTFHEAFPYFAEEFNLDIVGVIEREPGTAPTPTELTDIISQVKNLPTKALFAEPQYSSTAAEAIANETGAKIYTLDPVVTGKDDPDAYIKAMQENAKTLQEALK, encoded by the coding sequence TTGAAAAAAATACTGTCCTTACTGCTATGTTTAACGGTTTTGACTTTATTTTCAGGCTGTGCCAATGATAAAGAGACAACATCAAATAATACAGAAAATACTAATGAATTAAAAATTGTAACGTCTTTTTATCCTATCTATATTGAAACCATCAATATCACAAAAGGAATTGATGGCGTCGTTGTAGAAAATATGACTAAACCTCAAACAGGCTGTTTACATGATTATCAAATGACACCTGCTGATATGAAAAAATTGGAAAATGCCAATATCTTCATAGCTAATGGCGCTGGCATGGAATCTTTTCTCGAAGATATCATCAATAACCAAAAACAATTACATGTTATCGACTCTTCTGCCAACATTCCTTTACTCATAGATGAACATGGCGAAAATCCCCATGTTTGGGTTAGTATTTCCAACTGTATTACGCAAGTTGAAACTATAACAGAGGAACTCAGCAAAATAGACCCAAATCATGCTGACCAATATCATAAAAATGCTGAAGATTATATCGCACGTTTGAAAGACCTTCAAAACGAAATGCACGCAGCTATTGACCCATTGCCAAATAAAAAAATAGTTACATTCCATGAAGCATTTCCTTACTTTGCCGAAGAATTTAACTTAGACATCGTCGGTGTCATTGAACGTGAACCAGGAACAGCTCCAACACCTACTGAGCTAACAGATATTATTTCTCAAGTAAAAAATTTGCCAACAAAAGCGTTATTTGCGGAACCACAATATTCTTCTACTGCGGCTGAAGCTATCGCCAATGAAACAGGCGCCAAAATTTACACTTTAGACCCTGTCGTTACAGGTAAAGATGACCCTGATGCTTATATTAAGGCTATGCAAGAAAATGCTAAAACATTACAAGAGGCATTAAAATAA
- a CDS encoding GerMN domain-containing protein, whose translation MKPIKYLLTIFAIIVLIMAAGCDNQNTKTTNDGNTSTVQSEQQSQKVATTSILEDKPDTQKQTQTEITVYFPDANAEKLIAVKRQIPANDNKYVNAINELITGPANDSEGFTIMPKGTKVLSVNVNNNIATVDFSKEFQNNFTGGSTGEIMLVGSIVDTLTDFKEIKSVRFTLEGQPLDILGGHLDLTEPVSRMNDLL comes from the coding sequence ATGAAACCAATCAAATACCTACTCACAATATTTGCCATTATCGTATTAATTATGGCTGCTGGTTGCGATAATCAAAATACAAAAACAACAAATGATGGTAATACTTCAACCGTACAAAGCGAACAACAATCTCAAAAAGTAGCAACTACCTCCATTTTGGAAGATAAACCTGATACACAAAAACAAACACAAACAGAAATAACTGTTTACTTTCCAGATGCTAATGCTGAAAAACTCATAGCTGTAAAAAGACAAATTCCTGCTAATGACAATAAATATGTAAATGCTATAAATGAATTAATTACAGGCCCTGCAAATGATAGCGAAGGATTTACTATCATGCCAAAAGGAACAAAAGTTTTAAGCGTAAATGTTAATAACAATATAGCTACTGTCGATTTTAGTAAAGAATTCCAAAATAATTTTACTGGTGGTTCCACAGGTGAAATTATGCTTGTAGGTTCTATTGTTGATACTTTAACAGATTTTAAAGAAATTAAATCCGTCCGCTTTACACTGGAAGGTCAACCATTAGATATTCTAGGCGGTCATTTAGATTTAACTGAACCTGTAAGTCGCATGAATGATTTGCTTTAA
- a CDS encoding type II toxin-antitoxin system PemK/MazF family toxin — protein sequence MVILLKRTDIVRRGDIYYANLSPVIGSEQGGLRPVLIVQNDIGNKYSPTIIVAAITAKLGKTHMPTHVDLPAKLCNLERDSLVLVEQLRTIDKSRLSKKVTTLDKHFMQEVNKALMISLGLVKF from the coding sequence ATGGTAATTCTTCTGAAAAGGACCGATATTGTAAGGCGTGGTGATATTTATTATGCCAATTTAAGTCCGGTAATTGGTTCTGAACAAGGTGGTCTCAGACCTGTTTTAATTGTTCAAAATGATATTGGCAATAAATATAGCCCTACAATTATTGTAGCGGCTATTACAGCTAAATTAGGAAAAACACACATGCCTACTCATGTTGATTTACCTGCTAAATTATGCAATTTAGAAAGAGATTCTCTCGTACTTGTTGAACAGCTACGTACTATAGATAAATCTCGTCTCAGCAAAAAAGTCACCACGCTAGATAAACATTTCATGCAGGAAGTAAACAAGGCATTGATGATTAGTTTAGGATTAGTTAAATTTTAA
- a CDS encoding bifunctional ADP-dependent NAD(P)H-hydrate dehydratase/NAD(P)H-hydrate epimerase — protein sequence MKISSAAQMRQIDTDAINVYGIPEIVLMENAGRETANEAIKLCGGSVKKTFCIIAGCGNNGGDGFAAARHLLNERAKVKIFIVGNTEHFTPSAKLNYDILMNMHAEIYQITTERDWNRLQIALTFSDCIIDALLGTGIHGELRENAQKCISILNSCSRPILSVDVPSGINSDTGAINPIAVKATVTLTLGLPKIGLIMYPSCNYTGKIIVNSIGLPHILLSQDSIKQEALDKTFIENHLNKRPRDAYKGSCGKVLVVAGSLCFTGAAVLSSSAVLRIGAGISTLASAESLYDILAAKSTEVMTRPLPEIKPGILGDTALSTLTEMTNDYDAVLIGPGLGRDDETCKMVREFATSINKPLIIDADGIFAFSQAPDELKQIKQTPILTPHFGEMATLLHISIDDLKQNLWEIARKAAEYFNAIFVLKSEKTIIAYPDGNIFVTTVGNAGMATAGSGDVLAGTIAGLVAENSCGNMAAPVGVYLHGLAGDIAAKNGQAGLIASDILNNLPQARKYIDKY from the coding sequence TTGAAAATTTCATCTGCTGCACAAATGCGACAAATTGACACAGATGCCATCAATGTATATGGCATTCCTGAAATAGTCCTAATGGAAAATGCAGGACGTGAAACTGCTAATGAGGCTATTAAATTATGTGGTGGTAGCGTAAAAAAAACCTTTTGCATTATCGCTGGTTGTGGAAATAATGGTGGTGATGGTTTTGCTGCTGCACGCCATTTATTAAATGAAAGAGCTAAAGTAAAAATTTTTATTGTAGGCAATACAGAACATTTTACACCTTCCGCCAAACTCAATTATGATATTTTGATGAATATGCATGCAGAAATTTATCAGATTACTACAGAAAGAGATTGGAATAGATTACAAATAGCACTGACATTCTCTGACTGCATAATCGATGCTCTACTCGGAACTGGCATACATGGCGAACTGCGTGAAAATGCACAAAAATGTATCTCCATTTTAAATTCCTGTAGTAGACCAATTTTATCTGTAGATGTACCAAGCGGTATTAATTCTGATACAGGTGCAATAAATCCTATTGCTGTAAAAGCTACAGTCACTTTAACACTTGGATTGCCTAAAATCGGTTTAATAATGTATCCAAGCTGTAACTATACAGGAAAAATCATTGTCAATTCCATTGGTCTTCCTCATATATTACTCAGCCAAGATAGCATAAAACAAGAAGCACTCGATAAAACTTTCATTGAAAACCATTTAAATAAAAGACCGCGCGATGCTTATAAAGGAAGTTGCGGTAAAGTTTTAGTCGTTGCAGGTTCTTTGTGCTTTACAGGTGCTGCCGTATTATCAAGCAGTGCTGTACTCCGTATCGGTGCTGGTATCTCTACGCTCGCTTCAGCTGAAAGCCTTTATGATATTTTAGCTGCTAAATCAACTGAAGTCATGACTCGTCCTTTACCTGAAATAAAACCAGGTATTTTAGGAGATACTGCACTTTCTACTTTAACTGAAATGACAAATGATTATGATGCTGTTTTAATCGGTCCTGGCCTTGGCAGAGATGATGAAACTTGTAAAATGGTACGCGAATTTGCTACATCTATAAACAAGCCATTAATCATTGACGCTGATGGTATTTTTGCTTTCAGCCAAGCACCAGACGAATTAAAACAAATAAAACAAACGCCAATTCTCACACCTCATTTTGGTGAAATGGCAACATTACTTCATATTAGTATAGATGATTTAAAACAAAATCTTTGGGAAATTGCCCGTAAAGCTGCTGAATATTTTAATGCTATTTTTGTATTAAAAAGCGAAAAAACTATCATTGCTTATCCTGATGGTAATATTTTTGTAACAACAGTAGGCAATGCTGGCATGGCAACAGCTGGCAGTGGTGATGTCTTAGCTGGAACTATTGCAGGACTTGTGGCAGAAAATTCATGCGGTAATATGGCTGCACCAGTCGGCGTTTACTTGCACGGACTTGCAGGTGATATTGCTGCAAAAAATGGGCAAGCAGGTCTTATTGCTAGTGATATTTTAAATAATCTTCCACAAGCACGCAAATATATTGATAAATATTGA
- a CDS encoding N-acetylmuramoyl-L-alanine amidase family protein: MFFLLKKLFIFSLMLMLFAIPSISSARNATIKNVSYSVETTQHGVQYLHVELATNHPVEEFSANFNPNDKSQLIFRIKDARITSIPRQEKLDGEIGRKIFLQEVDNDYVQGKLYTKGELTNSSYRMYSFEKDDNHKTNGVAIDITFAGQRGANSSANSNNSNVQIGDLSGKTITIDPGHGGSDTGAIGPNGYTEKESTFAISQNLANILTSNGANVVMTRTSDVDVYAPNASAANELQARVNIGNRASSDIFVSIHCNAFTNPSANGTETFYYAGSYNGQRLASAIQKELINTNNLRNRGVSTANFYVLKHSAMPAVLVETAFISNYNEEAMLSDAQWQMQFAQAIARGINEYFNG; this comes from the coding sequence GTGTTTTTCTTGTTGAAAAAACTATTTATATTTTCATTAATGCTGATGTTATTTGCCATACCTAGCATTTCTTCAGCTAGAAATGCCACTATTAAAAATGTTTCTTATTCAGTTGAAACAACTCAACATGGTGTACAATATTTACATGTAGAACTTGCCACTAATCATCCTGTAGAAGAATTTTCTGCTAATTTTAATCCTAATGATAAAAGTCAATTAATCTTTCGCATAAAAGACGCGCGAATAACCTCTATTCCTCGTCAAGAAAAATTAGATGGTGAAATTGGCAGAAAAATTTTTTTACAAGAAGTAGATAATGATTATGTACAAGGAAAATTGTATACAAAGGGCGAATTAACTAATAGTAGCTATAGAATGTATTCGTTTGAAAAAGACGATAATCATAAAACAAACGGTGTAGCTATTGATATCACATTTGCTGGACAAAGGGGAGCAAATTCATCTGCAAATTCAAATAACTCAAATGTACAAATCGGCGATTTAAGTGGAAAAACTATAACCATCGACCCTGGTCATGGCGGTTCTGATACTGGTGCTATTGGACCAAATGGCTATACAGAAAAAGAATCCACATTTGCCATTTCACAAAATTTAGCTAATATCTTAACATCAAATGGTGCTAATGTCGTAATGACTCGTACAAGTGATGTTGATGTATATGCTCCAAATGCCTCCGCTGCCAATGAATTACAGGCTCGTGTAAATATTGGTAATCGCGCTAGCTCTGATATTTTTGTCAGCATACATTGCAATGCTTTCACTAACCCTTCTGCTAACGGCACAGAAACATTTTATTATGCAGGCAGTTATAATGGTCAACGTTTAGCCTCTGCAATTCAAAAAGAATTGATTAATACAAATAATTTACGCAACCGTGGCGTTTCAACTGCTAATTTCTACGTATTAAAACATTCTGCTATGCCAGCAGTATTAGTGGAAACTGCTTTTATCTCTAACTATAATGAAGAAGCTATGCTCAGCGATGCACAATGGCAAATGCAATTTGCCCAAGCTATTGCTCGTGGTATCAATGAATATTTTAACGGGTGA
- the acpS gene encoding holo-ACP synthase, translated as MIKGTGIDIVEISRIQKSLNNKKFINRIFTQQEQAYCNSRNILRASSYAARFAAKEAVVKAFGTGMRGGSWQDIEVVVDDSGAPHIKLHGYFAYSATKRKIYNIFLSLSHSKEYAIAQAILEG; from the coding sequence ATGATAAAAGGAACTGGTATTGATATTGTTGAAATATCTCGTATACAAAAATCATTAAATAATAAAAAATTCATCAATCGAATTTTCACACAACAAGAACAAGCATATTGCAACAGTCGCAATATATTAAGAGCATCTTCTTATGCTGCTCGTTTTGCTGCTAAAGAAGCTGTCGTTAAAGCATTCGGCACTGGTATGCGAGGTGGTAGCTGGCAAGATATAGAGGTTGTAGTTGACGACAGTGGAGCGCCACATATAAAATTACACGGCTATTTTGCTTACAGTGCAACAAAACGTAAAATTTACAATATATTTTTATCACTTAGCCATTCTAAAGAATATGCTATAGCTCAAGCCATATTGGAGGGATAA